DNA sequence from the Electrophorus electricus isolate fEleEle1 chromosome 19, fEleEle1.pri, whole genome shotgun sequence genome:
GGGAATGAGAGAACCCTGTCTGTCCCCACACAAGCACTCATACATTAAAGGGATAACATAGGTGTGACTATATAAAATtagcaaaatgtatttatcCAATTACACAGACTACAACTGACAGATCACAAACAAACTAGAAAATGAACCACATAAGCTGCATCCCTACAGTTTGCAAGTGCATACAGGTTCACTCCGATAATTTACACAATCCACTCAAATCCTAaatatcatatacacacattcacaagcTGGCACATTCATTAGCCCATAATGAATATTAAACTAACACAGTCTCTTAAAGCCCTGAGTATATAACTTGTGCTGCACTAGCTATATTAACAGCCACAgcacattacaaaataaataaataaataaataatagaaaacTAACTACATCTGAACCTGACAAAAAACATAACTCATACaagaagtaaagaaaaacaaaacctgacCAATAATTtgaagcaataaataaataaacaaataagtgaCCAATAACTAaaccagcaaaaaacaaacaaacagcacagctgATCATATTAACTGCAACTCACCTGGACTAATGCTCACCACCATTTTACTGGGACACTACTAATTATTAGATCCTAGAGCCCCACAGTTTCCATGACTACTGTCACTAGTATCCGCTGTGTCCTAAAGCCTGCTGTTATTAGCCTGACCTAATGAGTACAGGGTCATTCTCCCTACATTCACTTTTCATGTCTCCTCATCAACATTCCTATCTTGTTCATTTACACTTTGAGGAACCTTTGTCGTGTGGGTTTTAAGCTTGTTATTGAACAAAAGCTCTGTTGGTGTTCATATCAAAAGGGTGTTAATCTGTGGTTTACTAGTGCTAAATAAAGGTCAGTTTTTGAGTTATCCTTCTTAATGAGAAATTTCACTTTTTTCACTATTTTCAATGAGTCTGTTGCAGTGGAGATATAATGCACTAGAAGTCACACGATTAAACTCGCTGAACTTGGCAAAATTGCTGAATAGACATTCCATCATAATAATGTCCATTATTAGTCATGACTATGTCATGAGTACTATggcatgcaaatgcaaatgccTCCTTCAGAAGTGCTATTTCAGGAGAGTACAAGTAGCAAACTACAAGGAATTTTCCCCCTCAAATTTTACCCACTTTATGTTTTTAGAGTAGCAAGTTTATTTTGGTCAATTTGTACATCCACATATTAACTCTAACAAATCTCTCACAGTTTATGCATTTGACCCAATTGCACATACCCACTGTGAGGTAGCTTCCCCACTGTATGACTTcagtttctctttgtttttagacagacagacatttgcAAAGTGGTTATTTTTGCTGCTCTTTGACATTCCTTTGCCAAAACCACTGGCATGTGGCCTCCACAGCGCAGTGCTGAATCTTCTTTTTGATTTACATGCTTTTACATGCTTTCCAGCACTGTGCCACTTTACTGCTGTGTTTGATGCTTCTATTTTTAGCACCAAAGCCTAGTTTTTTAATTCTGTACTGAGTTGCCTCGACTACCTGACAAACCTTTACTACTTTTTCAAGCATCAAACAAAGCAACTTTTCTCTTAATCCcttgtcacacacatacacatcattaTTCAGTTGTATACCAGTGAGTTTTTTAAGGTCACCAACGTTACGTTAGACTTTTTAATTTCAAGGCTATTATAAACTCTACAGATTTTGACTCAATTGTCTAGTGCTGAAAATGTATCTTTcatacatctttttttttttttctggaaatgcaaaaatgattaGAATTTGTCTATTACTGGTCTATAGTTCTACCATCAGCTGCATGCTGTGGAAAACATCCAGGACATCACTTCCTGCCACTGTTAGAAAAATTATGACCTTTCGACTGTCCTATATTTCATCAGTCCCTATTGCATTCATACAAAGCATGAGTTGTTGTTTGAACCCTTTCCACTGTTCCTCAAAGTTCCCTGTCAACTTTAATTTGCTTGGTGGCTTTTCTAGCTGCTACACAAGATACTTGGTTAAGTATGGCCTAGCATGAGCAACAACTCAGCACTTTTCAACTTGCCTTTCGATGtctttttgtttacttgctaATCTGCATGTGAGCTTTTAGTTCATGAACTCCTGGTACCATTCTATAGTGGCAGCACTATGTTCATGCACAGTTAATTTACTAAGGGAAGTAGACTATGCCACCTTGGGAATTTCACCCAAGAAATTGAAAATGCCTCTAAAAGGCCTCAAGTTCATTAGACCAGTGGGCAAAAGAcaggaaattatttaaaaacaaaacaattaaaaaaaaattgaattttatgccacaattttttttttttttaatcaggtaGCTATAGGAGTAAgatgaaaaatacatataaaaaaccAGTCACATCAAGAGAAAACCAGCATTAAAGGTGCTGAATCTTAATATGGTAAACTTTATTGGGCTCATTTAACACTACAATCACTCACAAGCagtacaaaataacaaacaccaacatatCTCAGCTACTTCCAATTATCACCACAGCAGCAAGTGGAACAAATTGGGTAGTGCTTTGAGCAGTTATATCCAGTTCATGTAGTGGAGTCAACACATTCTTCATAATAAGAACTCAAGGAACTGTGAGTGATAAATATACCCTCACTTGAAGCAGGAACAGCTATGGTTACATCATAAAGTCTATccctataaaaatataaatggttTACAGTCTTAAAAAACCAAAAGATAAAATCATGAGGTAAATGTGCAAGCACATAATATCTGAGGTGAGAGCTGAGCCAATACATCAGGTTAGAAACTTCAGTCTTATCAGCTGGTGAGGCAGACACTGAGGGAAATATCCTGAGGACATGTGGTCAACATTGTTAAATGAATATTCCAACCCATGTAGttctctgaagaaaaaaaaagcaaagccaaCTGGTAGCGCTAGAGGTGGAGGCCAACACAATCCAGCAGTCCTCATCATTGTCAGCCTTTGAGCCTCAGTGTCATTCAGGGTTTGGTGACCTTCCTTGCCATGGCCTGCCACACAGGGAAGGCCTCTACCCATCTAGAGACAAGCATGAGTACCCATTGGAAAACTTTGTCTTTGGGCAATTGAATAAAGTCCATCTGAAGGTGAGTGAATGGGCCATGAGGGCAAGCGGCGTGACCAATGGGACTCACTTGGGCTTAGATTTGAGGCAGGGAATACAGTGTCTGACTCACTCCCATACCTCAGTTCCACACCTCAGTTTGGATATCAGGGTATACACATGAAGACTTGAGTATAGCATGTCTTCTGCTCTCCATGGTGGGCCATGGTATAATACATATTGATCAGGCTGCGGAGAGGATGGAGGGTGGAAAAATGCGAAGGTGCACTCCATCTTGACGTGGGATttcccacacaccctcacttgACAGGACTGGGGACAGTTACTTGACCTGCAGCTTGTCAGAAAGGACATCATTGGAAAGGGCAAAAGGATGAAcggcaggagagacagcagaaaaagggaaaaagcaGCAGTCTGAATGGCAGTCAGTCAGTTTGTTATACTGGGCTTCAGGCATAGTAAAGTTGCTGGGACCAGTGGCCCTGCAGATAGCCagggaagagagtgaggaagGTAAGGGGAGGAAACCATCCACCAAGTTGGTGTGTGCATTGAGGTTGCCTGAGGTAGAGAGGTAGCTGCAGTGGTGTCACAAAAGGCCATAGGAGGCATATGCTGTATAAATGGTAAAGAAAGAGGTTGGGGATTAAGAATACTGTTGTATTGCAGCACATAGAGGGTATAGTTCCACCACTTGGAACTCACCATTGGGGAGGGACCTAAGAGTCGCAACAGAACCATCAGAAAGGATGACAACCCAGCCAGCATGACACATGCCAGAGTTCATGAAGGAGCTGCCATCAACAAAGAGTCATGCAGAATCAGGCAGGAGTGTCTCAGTAAGGCTGTGGCCTTTCTCTGCATTGAAGCAGTCAAACGGCTTTCTCTCAGTCAACAGTAATGTAAGGCATTGTTAACAGTTAGAACAGCTAGGTAGTGCATGCTCTGTTTCTCATGTTCCCTTGCTGTGACGTAGCTTCCATAAATTGACTACCGTTTTATTTCTTGAAGGTGAGTCATGCTGATTTAGTCcttgtaaataattaatactAATCCTtggaaaacattaaacatcCAGCAATGTCTCACACAGATTAGACATGTAGTAAACCCTAAGTCATTTGTTTGGTGGGACTTAATAATTCTTTTCTGTTTACTCTTGTGATCCAATAGCTTTAAGTTGCTAGCTAATCTGAATACGCCTTTTGAGGCTGTATTCATGTACTTTATTCATTCCCTTAAAAGGCTGTTTTCatactttatttctttgaaaatgttacTTGGGGAAATGGATAAAGGTTAGGATATGCCCCaagctgtgtgttctgtgttttatgtgcACTGTGTAGTACAAGCAAAAtggaatgtaaaataaaagggataataataataataattgtactAGCTGTAATTTGTTTTATCAGCAGCTTTAAGAAACTGAGCTTGTTTGAATTCACTACTGTTTCATTTCTTGAAGCAACCATTGCCTGTCaaggggctgagagagagagagagaagctggcTAGTAAAACGGCGCCACCAGCTAATGCACCACAAATTTACATTCCCTGGTTTCTCTTATTCCATCCAACATAACACAGCTTCGCTAGGGAGCTGCAGGGGAAGAAAGGGTTACAATAACGTGACCGTAAATCTGTTTTCCATAgcacactgacaaaacaaattAGCATACTAGTTCACCTGAGTACATCCACATTTAAATCAAAGTTTATCTTCATGTTCACTAGGCTCATGAGGATACAACTTAATAATAGCCAAGACATTTTCATTAAACTGGCTTACATAAGGTCAATCAATTAAGTTATAACAGGCAGAATCACACACTACATTAAAAAATTTCCAAcctcaaatttatttattacctttattaaaaatgaaaaaggactGGCCCCTTTGATTAACATCTTAAAGCTAATTAAGTAACCTCTAAGTAACCTTTAAGCGGTAATAAAATGCCAGCAATCAACCTGTTTTTAGTCTTCACCCCCATTGCAGGTCTTGCATCTTGGGAATGGTGTGGCCTGAAACAAAAACTGCACCAAAAAACTTCACTCCATAtggagcaaaagaaaacaaaataaaacaaaataaaagaaccTGGGTAGCGCTGCAGTACCTTAGACCAGGCACCAGTCTTGGGCCCTTCTCTGTCTTGGTATTGCTGATCAATGCTCCGCCTGACGTCACTCTGGTCATGTATTGTTTCTCCTTGCAAATGCTAAGTTACTTCCAGTCATGTCAACTAAATTGCCCACCTCACACATGGAAAGAGTTTCTTGCTTGCGTCATACTTGTTGAAGAAACCAAACGAGCTCTGATCACAAGAGTTGTAGTGTCCACTTCAGGTCTGCTATATATTGGATTTTAGTCTTACATGGAAGCAGTTCCTCAATCCTCCTCCAAGGGACCCACAGCCAAGCACACTTTAATGTGCAGTGATATAGGTTCAAGAAGGGGACTGAGAAACACTGTATTAGAGATACATGTCAGCTGTTACAAACAGGACAGGAGAAAGCATGCAGAGTGCATCACTACATGAATATACTAGAGCACAATTCACATAGTCTGTGGACAGGATCCAATATGTTTCGTATGGGAGAACTGCAAGTAACAAGTAAATGTAAAGCTTGGACTGACTGCTATCAATCTCAATCGACAGCTACAGTAatagaaataatttattatatagtgctttgcatttgtttaatggCTGATATCTTTATGAAGTATTTAAATTAtacttaaaaacacaaaaaactgaGTATAAACGAGTTCAGTCACTTTATGCTAATTGTTCTAGAATGTACACTCATGACTTTAATTTGTCTAATTTTTCACATGCAGTCAGGAATAAACTGCAGAAAGCCACTCATTCATGATATGCTTATGTTGGGTAACATGACTGTGGAAAGGGAGTGACTAAATAGTCTGCACTATTCAGCCCAGCATCATATACTACACGTAGCCAAGAGGTAAGCATCAATTTTCCactttttgaattatttttttttcccccaatatattacaatattgcTTTTCAATTTATAATGACATAACTGTTCCTAATGTGCTGAAATACTCTTCAATTGATGTATGTCTTGTATGACTTATAGTTGACTTCATTACCTAAACATTTCAGGTCTGAAGACAATGGCATGTTTTGTGGTTATGTTACCCCTTCTCTTGGCACTAGTGAAAGCCCAGGTACCTCACTGGGGGCCATGTACTGAACCTGCCACTCAGCCAGCATTCAACCTGAAACAGGTAGCATTTTTACTTCAGCTACCACACTTATTTTAATGTCATAACTATCCAACATTGTACtgttgtatatatacacacatttgtgcAGTTCATGGGGAGGTGGTTTGAGATTGCCAAATTACCTGCCCGGTTTGAGAAAGGAAGATGTATTGAGAGCAACTTTACCTTAAAGGTTGATGGAACAGCTCAGGTGGTGAGCTCTGAAATTCTGTGAGTGCTCCTGTTATTCTAACTAGCAAAATGTTGATAAAATGTTCAATAATGCTGCTGAATTACACTGGACAATgtcttaaatattaatgaagaTTGCCAACCTTTAATAGCATTTGCATAAAATGTATTACTGTTAACCAGTTtccattttacttttcattgaTTCAGAAAAGGTGAACTAAGGAAAATTGGAGGGACTGTTATTGCTGAAGAGCCAAAGAATCCAGCTAAACTTGGCATCATCTTTTCACACGGTGAGAAATGTCACATTCTGAACTTTAGACAGAAGTGTCTTGCTGACATGTAATTTCATTACTTTAATTGCGACTAGTTTGAAGCACTAGCGATAGCAATCCCAATACCCTGCATGTAACAGTGGATCTATAGATGGTCCAACCTGCAGATGTGGTTGTCAACACTTTACATCTACTTGTTACTTGCAGTTCTCCCATACGCAACATACTGGATCCTGTCCACAGACTATGTGAATTCTGCTCTCGTGTATTCATGTATTGATGTCCTGCGGCTGTTTCATGTCGACTTTGCCTGGATTCTGAGCCGTACCCGCTCTCTGCCTGCGTCTGCCATCACCCAAGCAAGAGAGGTTTTTACCAGTAACAACATTGACGTCAGCCACATGGTCCTCAGCAGTCAGCAGGGTTGTGACAAAGACATGGACATTAACCCAAAGGCCATTAAGCCCAAGGCCACCACGATGTTCCTGTGAAGCGTTTGGTCTAGTACAACGAACGATTCCAATCTGAAAACACCGCAACAAAGCCTGCTAGAAGAACCAGCAATGCTAAAGGACAGCTGAGAAGTACAGCATGTGTTCATTATCTAGGTTTACCTGTTAAAGTGATCACTCTGAAATTACTGCAGTACAATTACAAAAGCCAgccatttttggctttgcagCACTGAATCATAATGAA
Encoded proteins:
- the apoda.1 gene encoding apolipoprotein Da, duplicate 1; its protein translation is MACFVVMLPLLLALVKAQVPHWGPCTEPATQPAFNLKQFMGRWFEIAKLPARFEKGRCIESNFTLKVDGTAQVVSSEILKGELRKIGGTVIAEEPKNPAKLGIIFSHVLPYATYWILSTDYVNSALVYSCIDVLRLFHVDFAWILSRTRSLPASAITQAREVFTSNNIDVSHMVLSSQQGCDKDMDINPKAIKPKATTMFL